In Candidatus Methylacidiphilales bacterium, the genomic stretch TGATCATCCCCTCGTATACAGGTTCTCCCGGCCCGATAAAGAGCGTGCCACGCTCTTGGATGCTATCCAGGGCGTAGGCGGTGGATTCGCCTGACTCCATAGAGACTAATACGCCCGCTTGGCGGGTGGCGATTTCACCGCGTTTGATTTCGTAGGCCTTGAATAGATGGCTCATTACTCCTGTGCCGCGAGTCAGGTTCATCAAATCCGTCTCAAAGCCGATCAATCCTCGTGTGGGAATGGAAGCTTCGAGCGTAACGTTATTCCCCACATGATTCATGTGTGTGATCTCTGCTTTTCGATTGGCTAAGTTTTGGAGGACGTCGCCGAGTGAATCG encodes the following:
- a CDS encoding translational GTPase TypA, whose amino-acid sequence is DSLGDVLQNLANRKAEITHMNHVGNNVTLEASIPTRGLIGFETDLMNLTRGTGVMSHLFKAYEIKRGEIATRQAGVLVSMESGESTAYALDSIQERGTLFIGPGEPVYEGMIIGQNSRPDDMTVNPCKTKHLTNMRSQGEGKGIQLAPPLKMSLERALEYIADDEYVEVTPTSLRLRKKILNATQRKRAESKI